The following are encoded in a window of Gemmatimonadales bacterium genomic DNA:
- a CDS encoding sigma factor-like helix-turn-helix DNA-binding protein: MTQGRRGALLRDAGAGLEGEREAHATAEGHAEEEAELRQVLESALGSLAPEDRVAVELYVLEELPAADIARMLGFPNAKAVYNRVYRALDALRSELERAGIRREDL; this comes from the coding sequence GTGACCCAGGGGCGCCGCGGCGCTCTGCTGCGCGATGCCGGCGCGGGGCTGGAAGGGGAGCGGGAGGCGCACGCCACGGCTGAAGGTCACGCGGAGGAGGAGGCCGAGCTGCGCCAAGTGCTCGAGTCGGCGCTCGGGTCGCTCGCTCCCGAGGATCGCGTAGCGGTCGAGCTGTACGTGTTGGAGGAGTTGCCAGCCGCCGACATCGCCCGGATGCTGGGATTCCCGAACGCCAAGGCCGTCTACAACCGGGTGTACCGTGCGCTGGACGCGCTGCGCTCCGAGCTCGAGCGCGCCGGCATCAGGCGGGAGGACCTGTGA